One Bombus fervidus isolate BK054 chromosome 7, iyBomFerv1, whole genome shotgun sequence genomic region harbors:
- the LOC139988738 gene encoding major facilitator superfamily domain-containing protein 12, with the protein MENMEERFPLLERKLSTSTKIAYALGHIFNDLTAAMWFSYTLIYFQRVALLEPIVAGALLLLGQIVDAFMTPIFGILVDQYLKRKIWHIVGSVMVTLSFPVIFGGFSKPSNTNIMLVYVLSIAIFQTGWAAVQISHLSMIPTLTNSLLARADLTAIRYSAQVGAAVAVFVVTWIVLPTNEEAMVRLAEQDSYKFRNIVLILTSIGLVATTLFHVFLKGNLLENSYLHKGNIEEARRLFDNSQNDRNSWVGTTILLRVAMLYVASRLFITLATVYLPLYIEETDVNGKQALATVPLVSYVSSFIAALSLKYINKSCGTKVCYLLGTLIGILSAVITEYGGSSAAVIYTVAILIGSGSSITMVTALSVTAEIIGPRTERSAIVYSIVTFLDKVVTGLVVIFIERWRCTEPELCPNYNRDTLALVCVLSMSLGLVTLFSVSRCLT; encoded by the exons atggAAAACATGGAGGAGCGGTTTCCGTTGTTGGAGAGGAAACTAAGTACCTCGACGAAAATCGCTTATGCTTTGGGACACATTTTCAACGACCTTACTGCCGCCATGTGGTTCTCCTACACCCTTATCTATTTTCAAAGGGTGGCCCTACTGGAACCGATCGTTGCTGGTGCTCTCTTACTTCTAG gGCAAATCGTGGATGCCTTCATGACTCCCATCTTCGGAATACTGGTCGATCAGTACCTAAAGAGGAAGATTTGGCACATAGTCGGCTCGGTGATGGTCACGCTGTCGTTTCCAGTGATCTTTGGTGGCTTTAGTAAACCGTCAAACACAAATATCATGCTCGTCTACGTGTTGAGCATCGCTATATTTCAAACTGGCTGGGCGGCCGTACAGATATCGCACTTGTCCATGATCCCAACGTTAACGAATTCACTGCTGGCACGAGCAGATTTAACTGCAATAAG GTATTCCGCTCAAGTTGGAGCAGCCGTTGCGGTGTTCGTCGTTACGTGGATTGTTCTACCCACGAACGAAGAAGCGATGGTGCGATTGGCTGAACAGGATAGTTATAAATTTAGA AATATCGTGTTGATTTTAACATCGATCGGTCTAGTGGCTACTACGCTCTTCCACGTATTTCTAAAAGGCAACCTCTTAGAGAATTCCTATTTGCACAAaggaaatatagaagaagCTAGAAGATTATTCGATAATTCGCAAAACGATCGAAACTCCTGGGTCGGTACGACAATTTTATTAAGAGTGGCTATGTTGTACGTAGCCAGTAGACTCTTCATTACGTTGGCTACCGTGTATTTACCATTATACATAGAGGAAACCGATGTTAATGGAAAACAGGCACTAGCTACCGTTCCCCTGGTCTCCTACGTATCTTCGTTTATCGCTGCTTtgtcattaaaatatattaataaatcatgCGGGACAAAG GTATGTTATTTATTGGGCACTTtaattggaatactttctgcagtaATTACGGAATATGGAGGAAGTTCAGCGGCAGTTATATACACCGTCGCGATTCTAATTGGGAGTGGAAGCTCGATTACAATGGTTACGGCCTTAAGTGTGACTGCAGAGATAATTGGTCCACGAACGGAACGAAGCGCTATCGTCTATTCGATCGTGACTTTCCTTGATAAAGTGGTTACAGGATTGGTTGTCATTTTTATTGAGAGATG GAGGTGCACGGAACCGGAACTTTGTCCAAATTACAACAGAGACACCTTGGCACTTGTTTGCGTCCTCTCCATGTCCTTGGGGCTCGTCACGCTATTTTCTGTTTCACGATGTTTAACTTAA